One window from the genome of Betaproteobacteria bacterium encodes:
- a CDS encoding RNA polymerase sigma factor, whose amino-acid sequence MRSFRFDARFSTWIYRIAFNAWLSEARRRREVLLDDQDNAPVAEESAHTVPAVERIDLEHALGSLSDGERAAITACYYADLSHEEAAVALGIPLGTVKTHILRGKAKLRAKLGEDFR is encoded by the coding sequence CTGCGCTCGTTCCGCTTCGATGCCCGCTTCTCGACCTGGATCTACCGCATCGCCTTCAATGCCTGGCTCTCGGAGGCGCGCAGGCGTCGCGAGGTCCTGCTCGATGACCAGGACAACGCGCCCGTTGCCGAGGAATCCGCGCACACCGTGCCGGCTGTCGAGCGCATCGACCTCGAGCACGCCCTGGGGAGCCTGTCCGATGGTGAGCGTGCCGCGATCACCGCCTGCTACTACGCGGACTTGAGCCACGAGGAAGCCGCCGTGGCGCTGGGCATCCCGCTCGGCACCGTGAAGACCCACATCCTGCGCGGCAAGGCGAAGCTGCGCGCGAAACTCGGCGAGGACTTTCGATGA
- a CDS encoding energy-coupling factor ABC transporter permease — translation MDFLGTPLPAGWAITTGIVAAVLLARAARRAPWHLLADGFRLHGWIGAAFAIALAWSLCARLGGGPAVHLLATPLVALMFGRDLAAVAGAPAVFAVLLWRGGDWAGAGATWLLAAWLPVTILDALRLAADRWLPRNVFTYIFLAGFFAPGATFVATVAMAAAAHYAVGTAAWDSLAAGFLPYGLLLGWAEAFLSGILTAIFVVYEPRWMVTFDDARYLRPPGDPG, via the coding sequence ATAGACTTCCTCGGCACCCCGCTGCCCGCCGGCTGGGCCATTACGACCGGCATCGTCGCCGCGGTCCTGCTGGCACGGGCCGCGAGGCGCGCGCCATGGCACCTCCTGGCCGACGGCTTCCGCCTGCACGGCTGGATCGGCGCCGCGTTTGCCATCGCGCTGGCCTGGTCGCTCTGCGCGCGGCTGGGGGGCGGCCCCGCGGTTCACCTCCTCGCCACGCCCCTCGTGGCCCTGATGTTCGGGCGCGATCTGGCGGCCGTGGCCGGAGCGCCGGCCGTGTTCGCCGTGTTGCTCTGGCGGGGCGGCGACTGGGCGGGGGCCGGTGCCACGTGGCTGCTGGCCGCCTGGCTGCCCGTCACGATTCTCGATGCACTTCGCCTGGCAGCCGATCGATGGCTTCCGCGGAACGTGTTCACCTACATCTTCCTCGCGGGGTTCTTCGCGCCGGGCGCCACCTTCGTGGCCACCGTCGCCATGGCGGCTGCCGCGCACTATGCCGTCGGAACGGCCGCGTGGGACAGCCTCGCCGCCGGGTTCTTGCCTTACGGCCTGCTGCTCGGATGGGCAGAGGCATTCCTCTCCGGAATCCTCACCGCGATCTTCGTGGTGTACGAGCCGCGCTGGATGGTGACCTTCGACGACGCGCGCTACCTGAGGCCGCCAGGCGACCCCGGCTGA
- a CDS encoding 4Fe-4S dicluster domain-containing protein: MPRFGMVIDTLKCVGCMDCVVACQTENDVPQGHCRDWIVTELRGEFPTLSLEIRSERCNHCDNPPCVTCCPTGASHVEEFGKTVQVTANMCIGCKACLAACPYGARFIHPDGYADKCTFCLHRVKEGKDPACVSVCPTRCMHFGDLDDPKSAVRQLLASRKHHTLLPEAGTKPRVFYLT, encoded by the coding sequence ATGCCACGCTTCGGAATGGTCATCGACACCCTGAAGTGCGTGGGGTGCATGGATTGCGTGGTCGCCTGCCAGACCGAGAACGACGTGCCGCAGGGCCACTGCCGCGACTGGATCGTGACGGAGCTGCGCGGGGAATTCCCGACGCTCTCGCTGGAGATCCGCTCGGAACGCTGCAACCACTGCGACAACCCGCCGTGCGTGACCTGCTGCCCGACGGGCGCGAGCCACGTGGAGGAGTTCGGCAAGACCGTGCAGGTGACAGCCAACATGTGCATCGGCTGCAAGGCCTGCCTGGCTGCCTGTCCCTACGGCGCGCGTTTCATCCACCCCGACGGCTACGCCGACAAGTGCACCTTCTGCCTGCACCGCGTGAAGGAGGGCAAGGATCCGGCCTGCGTGTCGGTCTGCCCGACGCGGTGCATGCATTTCGGCGACCTCGACGATCCGAAGAGCGCCGTGAGACAGCTGCTCGCCTCGCGCAAGCACCACACGCTGCTGCCGGAAGCCGGCACGAAGCCCCGCGTGTTCTACCTCACCTGA
- a CDS encoding MFS transporter has protein sequence MNTLLSRFHPRRWLTGLWRNPDFVKLWGSLTITHFGGQVTFLALPLTAALVLNATPFEVGVLTALEALPYPFFGLFAGVLVDRTRKLPVIIWADLGRGLALAAVPVCAWLGVLSMPVLYAAGFLVGVGSVIGWPAYQVFMTERVGRENLVEANAKIGLSDSAAQLVGPGMAGAMIQWLTAPIAILLDALSFIVSAWMLRGIPPAATDAPKVSGESIWREIGEGLMAVWRNRLLRALAWALAAWQMFRHAFVAVVILFAARELGFSAGHVGVLFMLAGVGSFAAAGAVGPLNARYGFGPTMLVALGGTGVAWLVLGAASGGHVVASVIFGLGLFLLDFSAMTFFINYLTLRQTVTPDRLLGRVTATMICLTVATAPLGGLAGGWIAEHWGLRVTILLAGAGALAMIPLVAWTSPLARMKTLTPPQEPTATESVAEELAG, from the coding sequence ATGAATACGTTGCTCTCCAGATTTCACCCGCGGCGCTGGCTCACCGGCCTGTGGCGCAACCCCGACTTCGTGAAGCTCTGGGGTTCGCTCACGATCACGCACTTCGGCGGCCAGGTGACGTTCCTCGCCCTCCCCCTCACGGCGGCGCTGGTGCTCAACGCCACGCCGTTCGAGGTCGGCGTGCTCACGGCCCTCGAAGCGCTTCCCTATCCCTTCTTCGGGCTCTTCGCCGGGGTGCTGGTCGATCGAACCAGGAAACTGCCGGTGATCATCTGGGCGGACCTCGGCCGCGGCCTCGCCCTCGCCGCGGTGCCCGTGTGCGCCTGGCTGGGCGTGCTGTCCATGCCGGTGCTCTACGCGGCGGGGTTCCTCGTGGGCGTGGGCTCGGTGATCGGCTGGCCCGCCTACCAGGTCTTCATGACCGAGCGTGTGGGGCGCGAGAACCTCGTCGAAGCCAACGCAAAGATAGGGCTCTCCGATTCCGCCGCGCAGCTCGTGGGCCCGGGCATGGCGGGGGCCATGATCCAGTGGCTCACCGCCCCCATCGCCATCCTGCTGGACGCGCTGTCGTTCATCGTCTCCGCCTGGATGCTGCGCGGCATCCCGCCCGCGGCCACCGATGCGCCGAAGGTGTCGGGCGAAAGCATCTGGCGCGAAATCGGCGAAGGGTTGATGGCGGTGTGGCGCAACCGCCTGCTGCGCGCGTTGGCCTGGGCGCTCGCCGCGTGGCAGATGTTCCGTCATGCCTTCGTCGCCGTCGTGATCCTCTTCGCGGCCCGCGAACTGGGCTTTTCGGCCGGGCACGTGGGCGTGCTGTTCATGCTCGCCGGCGTGGGTTCCTTCGCGGCCGCGGGCGCCGTCGGCCCGCTCAACGCCCGCTACGGGTTCGGCCCGACGATGCTCGTGGCCCTGGGCGGCACCGGTGTCGCCTGGCTTGTGCTGGGCGCCGCGTCGGGAGGACATGTCGTCGCCTCCGTGATCTTCGGGTTGGGGCTTTTCCTGCTCGACTTCTCCGCGATGACCTTCTTCATCAATTACCTCACGCTGCGCCAGACGGTGACGCCGGACCGGCTGCTGGGGCGCGTCACGGCGACGATGATCTGCCTCACCGTGGCCACGGCTCCCTTGGGAGGGCTTGCCGGCGGCTGGATCGCGGAGCACTGGGGCCTCAGGGTAACCATCCTGCTGGCTGGCGCCGGGGCGTTGGCGATGATCCCGCTCGTTGCGTGGACCTCGCCTCTCGCCCGGATGAAGACCCTCACACCGCCGCAGGAGCCCACCGCCACCGAGAGCGTGGCCGAGGAGCTGGCCGGCTGA
- a CDS encoding inorganic phosphate transporter, translating into MSGLEIGFGTLALLVALALAFDFMNGLHDAANSIATVVSTGVLKPQHAVAFAAAFNFIAIAVFQLKVASTVGKGIVDPVVVDQYVIFGALVGAIAWNGITWWWGLPSSSSHALIGGLMGAVVAKAGVGPLIGSGIGKTVLFIFVSPALGFLLGSLLMLAVSWGSRYTTPARMDRWFRRAQLVSASLYSLGHGGNDAQKTIGIIWLLLISAGVTGANESVPAWVIVSCYVSIAMGTLFGGWRIVKTMGQRITKLKPVGGFCAETGGAITLFVATGLGIPVSTTHTITGAIVGVGATRKMSAVRWGVAGGIVWAWVFTIPATAFISAVAWWAGQYIL; encoded by the coding sequence ATGAGCGGTCTCGAAATCGGCTTCGGCACCCTGGCGCTGCTGGTGGCGCTGGCGCTCGCCTTCGACTTCATGAACGGGCTGCACGACGCGGCCAATTCCATCGCGACCGTGGTGTCGACGGGCGTTCTCAAGCCCCAGCACGCAGTCGCGTTCGCGGCTGCATTCAACTTCATCGCGATCGCGGTCTTCCAGCTGAAGGTCGCGTCCACGGTGGGCAAGGGCATCGTCGATCCCGTCGTCGTCGACCAGTACGTGATCTTCGGCGCCCTCGTCGGGGCGATCGCCTGGAACGGCATCACCTGGTGGTGGGGGCTGCCGTCGAGTTCCTCGCACGCGCTCATCGGCGGCCTCATGGGGGCCGTGGTCGCCAAGGCTGGCGTGGGGCCGCTCATCGGCAGCGGGATCGGCAAGACGGTTCTCTTCATCTTCGTCTCACCTGCGCTCGGGTTCCTGCTCGGGTCGCTGCTCATGCTCGCGGTGTCCTGGGGTTCCCGCTACACGACGCCGGCGCGGATGGACCGATGGTTCCGGCGGGCGCAACTCGTGTCTGCTTCCCTCTACAGCCTGGGGCACGGGGGCAACGACGCGCAGAAGACGATCGGCATCATCTGGCTGCTTCTGATCTCCGCCGGGGTCACCGGGGCGAACGAGTCGGTGCCGGCATGGGTCATCGTGTCGTGTTACGTGTCCATCGCCATGGGGACACTCTTCGGGGGGTGGCGGATCGTGAAGACGATGGGCCAGCGCATCACCAAGCTCAAGCCCGTCGGCGGCTTCTGCGCGGAGACGGGCGGCGCCATCACGCTTTTCGTCGCGACCGGATTGGGCATCCCCGTTTCCACGACGCACACGATCACCGGTGCCATCGTCGGCGTGGGAGCCACGCGAAAGATGTCGGCGGTGCGCTGGGGCGTGGCCGGCGGGATCGTCTGGGCGTGGGTCTTCACCATTCCGGCGACGGCGTTCATCTCCGCCGTTGCGTGGTGGGCCGGCCAGTACATCCTGTAG
- a CDS encoding molybdopterin-dependent oxidoreductase → MEPLSRRRFLKISAATFGAGAVGSQVPVVSSLAMGSKPPTGKVETIATYCEMCFWKCGGIAHVRDGKLWKFEGNPLDPMSRGRLCPRGTGAVGTHYDPDRLSKPLIRTGERGKEEFKAVTWDEALNHIAEKMKKIAAEHGPESIALWKHGTGARFFEHVMRAYGCVNKAAPSFAQCRGPRDVGYLLTYGTGLGSPEPTDIANTKCLVLIGTHLGENMHNTQVQEFAEAIANKATIIVVDPRYSVAASKAKYWLPIKPGTDIALVLAWMNVLVAEGLYDRDFVAKYGHGFDKFATAIAPNTPEWAEAETGIPAATIRATAREIASHRPAALVHPGRRVNWYGDDTQRARATALLNALLGNWGRKGGLFLQAGMSVGGYPFPKFPAAGKPKLDNPDHKWPFADEEVTTGLREATITGKPYPIKSWVVYATNLVQTLPNEKETIEAISKLDLLVVVDTHPSEIAGYADVVLPDAMFLERHDDLYVAWGRQGWAALRQPVVPPPAEQKPAWWIAKQLADRLGVGEFMPFKDMDEYLAKRCEKSGIDYAKFRKDGIVMGEKTPITIEEGAAISFDTPSKKVEFWSDQLAKAGFDPVPKYTAPESAPAGYFPLITGRSPVHTFSRTQTNVLLRDLMKENEVWVNAQTAAKAGLKHGQYVKLKNQDGVVSNRVKVKATQRIRPDTLYMVYGFGHTNRMLKSAYLKGASAAQLNTRYKVDPLMGGTSIHRNFVTFEKEA, encoded by the coding sequence ATGGAACCCCTCTCCCGCAGGCGATTTCTCAAGATCTCCGCTGCCACCTTCGGGGCCGGCGCGGTCGGCTCCCAGGTACCGGTCGTCTCCTCGCTGGCCATGGGCTCAAAGCCCCCGACCGGCAAGGTCGAGACGATCGCCACCTACTGCGAAATGTGCTTCTGGAAGTGCGGCGGCATCGCCCACGTCCGCGACGGCAAGCTCTGGAAGTTCGAGGGCAACCCGCTCGACCCGATGAGCCGCGGCCGGCTCTGCCCGCGCGGCACCGGCGCGGTCGGCACGCACTACGACCCCGATCGTCTCTCCAAACCCCTCATCCGCACCGGCGAGCGCGGCAAGGAGGAATTCAAGGCGGTCACGTGGGACGAGGCGCTGAACCACATCGCCGAAAAGATGAAGAAGATCGCCGCCGAGCACGGCCCGGAGTCGATCGCGCTGTGGAAGCACGGCACGGGCGCGCGCTTCTTCGAGCACGTGATGCGCGCCTATGGCTGCGTGAACAAGGCGGCTCCCTCGTTCGCGCAATGCCGCGGACCGCGCGACGTGGGCTACCTCCTGACCTACGGCACGGGCCTGGGTTCGCCGGAGCCCACCGACATCGCCAACACGAAGTGCCTCGTGCTCATCGGCACGCACCTGGGCGAGAACATGCACAACACGCAGGTGCAGGAGTTCGCCGAGGCGATCGCCAACAAGGCCACCATCATCGTGGTGGACCCGCGCTACTCGGTGGCCGCAAGCAAGGCGAAGTACTGGCTCCCGATCAAGCCGGGCACGGACATAGCGCTCGTGCTCGCATGGATGAACGTGCTCGTGGCCGAAGGCCTCTACGACAGGGATTTCGTTGCGAAATACGGCCACGGATTCGACAAGTTCGCCACGGCCATCGCGCCGAACACGCCCGAGTGGGCGGAAGCCGAGACGGGAATCCCCGCGGCCACCATCCGCGCCACGGCGCGCGAGATCGCAAGCCACAGGCCGGCCGCCCTCGTCCACCCCGGGCGGCGCGTCAACTGGTACGGCGACGACACGCAGCGCGCCCGCGCGACGGCACTGCTGAACGCCTTGCTGGGCAACTGGGGCCGCAAGGGCGGCCTCTTCCTGCAGGCCGGCATGAGCGTCGGCGGCTATCCGTTCCCGAAATTCCCCGCCGCGGGCAAGCCCAAGCTCGACAACCCCGACCACAAGTGGCCATTCGCCGACGAGGAAGTCACCACGGGCCTGCGCGAAGCGACGATCACCGGCAAGCCCTACCCGATCAAGAGCTGGGTTGTTTACGCGACCAACCTCGTCCAGACGCTGCCCAACGAAAAGGAAACGATCGAGGCGATCTCGAAGCTGGACCTCCTGGTGGTCGTGGACACACACCCCAGCGAGATCGCCGGATACGCGGACGTGGTGCTTCCCGACGCCATGTTCCTCGAGCGTCACGACGACCTCTACGTCGCCTGGGGCCGGCAGGGATGGGCGGCGCTTCGCCAGCCCGTGGTGCCCCCGCCCGCCGAACAGAAGCCGGCGTGGTGGATCGCCAAGCAGCTCGCCGACAGGCTGGGCGTGGGCGAGTTCATGCCCTTCAAGGACATGGACGAGTACCTCGCGAAGCGCTGCGAGAAGAGCGGCATCGACTACGCGAAGTTCCGCAAGGACGGGATCGTGATGGGCGAAAAGACACCGATCACCATCGAGGAAGGTGCGGCGATTTCCTTCGACACGCCGTCGAAGAAGGTCGAGTTCTGGTCGGACCAGCTCGCCAAGGCGGGCTTCGACCCGGTGCCGAAATACACCGCGCCCGAGTCGGCGCCCGCCGGGTACTTCCCGCTCATCACCGGACGTTCGCCCGTGCACACGTTCAGCCGCACGCAGACGAACGTATTGCTGCGCGACCTCATGAAGGAGAACGAGGTCTGGGTGAACGCGCAGACCGCGGCCAAGGCGGGACTCAAGCACGGCCAGTACGTGAAGCTGAAGAACCAGGACGGCGTGGTTTCCAACCGGGTGAAGGTGAAGGCGACGCAGCGCATCCGGCCCGACACCCTCTACATGGTCTATGGCTTCGGCCACACGAACAGGATGCTCAAGAGCGCCTACCTGAAGGGCGCCAGCGCCGCGCAGCTCAACACGCGCTACAAGGTCGATCCGCTGATGGGTGGCACAAGCATCCACCGGAACTTCGTCACATTCGAAAAGGAGGCGTGA
- a CDS encoding DUF47 domain-containing protein — protein MFGRLLPKEGRFYDLFNAHAEQVLRAGRELVVLLQAFPNVEPHARLIDEAEHSADRITAEAMRLLHKTFITPIDRDQIHGLVNAMDDICDLIQDVTESITLYDIRAITPETTRLADIGLKCCERVKDVIALLGQDGQGEAVLKTCDEIDRLESDADRVLRSAISRLFREEQDVREIIKMKVIYEQLEAITDRCEDVANLAEGIVLENS, from the coding sequence ATGTTCGGCCGCCTGCTACCCAAGGAGGGACGCTTCTACGACCTCTTCAACGCCCATGCCGAGCAGGTATTGCGCGCCGGCCGCGAGCTGGTCGTGCTCTTGCAGGCCTTCCCGAACGTGGAGCCTCACGCGCGCCTGATCGACGAGGCCGAGCACTCCGCCGACCGCATCACGGCCGAGGCGATGCGGCTGCTGCACAAGACCTTCATCACCCCCATCGACCGCGACCAGATTCACGGCCTGGTGAACGCGATGGACGACATCTGCGACCTGATCCAGGACGTGACCGAGTCGATCACCCTCTACGACATCCGCGCGATCACGCCGGAGACCACGCGGCTCGCCGACATCGGCCTCAAGTGCTGCGAGCGGGTGAAGGACGTCATCGCGCTTCTCGGGCAGGACGGGCAAGGCGAGGCGGTTCTCAAGACGTGCGACGAGATCGACCGCCTCGAGAGCGATGCGGACCGGGTGCTGCGGTCCGCGATCTCGCGGCTGTTCCGCGAGGAGCAGGACGTGCGCGAGATCATCAAGATGAAGGTGATCTACGAGCAGCTGGAGGCCATCACGGACCGCTGCGAGGACGTGGCGAACCTGGCAGAGGGCATCGTCCTGGAAAACTCGTGA
- a CDS encoding YeeE/YedE family protein, translated as MPSRVEAKSSPSPFWNPYVAGFGLGLVLLSAYLIAGRGLGATGAFSSVAAWIANTLSPEHAQASAVHARYLASGTPLTAWLVYLVIGSFIGAAVSGYAAGRFSISVEKGPRLTNGQRLVFALVGGIIAGIGAKIARGCTSGQALTGAAILNAGSLVFMLSVFAAGYAVAWMARKEWL; from the coding sequence ATGCCTTCCAGGGTCGAGGCGAAGTCCTCACCCTCGCCGTTCTGGAACCCCTACGTCGCCGGCTTCGGGCTGGGCCTCGTCCTGCTCTCGGCCTACCTCATCGCGGGTCGCGGGCTCGGCGCCACGGGAGCGTTCTCATCGGTCGCCGCGTGGATCGCGAACACCCTCTCGCCCGAGCACGCCCAGGCGAGCGCCGTCCACGCCCGCTACCTCGCCAGCGGCACGCCGCTCACCGCGTGGCTCGTGTACCTGGTGATCGGCTCCTTCATCGGCGCGGCCGTCTCCGGTTACGCCGCCGGGCGATTCTCGATCAGCGTGGAGAAGGGGCCCCGCCTCACCAACGGGCAGCGCCTCGTTTTCGCCCTGGTCGGCGGAATCATCGCCGGGATCGGCGCGAAGATCGCGCGCGGTTGCACGAGCGGCCAGGCCCTCACGGGCGCCGCCATTCTCAACGCGGGAAGCCTCGTTTTCATGCTCTCCGTCTTTGCCGCGGGTTACGCAGTGGCCTGGATGGCTCGAAAGGAGTGGCTCTGA
- the nrfD gene encoding polysulfide reductase NrfD codes for MLEITTTRHNPFVDPVLSVWSWEIPVYLFFGGMIAGMMVLAGINMLKLAKGERAESFYSVQTPILGFMLMNFGMGALFLDLSHKLFVYRVYMAFEPMSPMSWGSWILLLVYPVILVSALIRLPQAWPWLGERLPVLQRLSDAIVASPGKVKTLGVLNVGLGIGLGIYTGILLSTMVARPLWNSAVLGPLFLFSGLSAAAAMVHLVASLVPRHPAPRGFLAGAFAMLVQPLGERPPEPRTADSLIKADLGFLAVELVLIGLLFIGLLSSSASHLASVDLLLSGKYALVFWGGVIAVGIVAPLVLQALELGHRIPHSIVPAIFVLIGGFSLRWVMVNAGQASHMIAAIGM; via the coding sequence ATGCTCGAAATCACCACCACCCGCCACAATCCGTTCGTGGACCCGGTGCTCTCGGTCTGGAGCTGGGAGATCCCGGTGTACCTCTTCTTCGGCGGCATGATCGCCGGCATGATGGTCCTCGCGGGGATCAACATGCTCAAGCTCGCGAAAGGCGAGCGCGCAGAGAGCTTCTACAGCGTGCAGACGCCCATCCTGGGCTTCATGCTCATGAACTTCGGCATGGGCGCGTTGTTCCTGGACCTCTCGCACAAGCTCTTCGTGTACCGCGTCTACATGGCCTTCGAGCCGATGTCGCCGATGTCGTGGGGCTCCTGGATCCTGCTGCTCGTCTATCCGGTGATCCTCGTGTCGGCCCTCATCCGGCTGCCGCAGGCCTGGCCGTGGCTGGGCGAGCGCCTGCCCGTGCTGCAGCGCCTGTCGGACGCGATTGTCGCGAGCCCCGGCAAGGTGAAGACGCTCGGCGTCCTCAACGTCGGCCTTGGCATCGGGCTGGGCATATACACCGGCATCCTGCTCTCCACGATGGTCGCGCGCCCGCTCTGGAACAGCGCCGTTCTCGGCCCGCTATTCCTCTTCTCCGGCCTTTCCGCGGCCGCCGCCATGGTGCACCTCGTCGCAAGCCTCGTGCCGCGTCACCCTGCCCCGCGCGGATTCCTCGCAGGTGCGTTCGCGATGCTGGTGCAGCCGTTGGGTGAGCGCCCTCCGGAGCCGCGCACGGCCGACAGCCTCATCAAGGCGGACCTCGGCTTCCTCGCGGTCGAGCTCGTGCTCATCGGCCTGCTCTTCATCGGGCTGCTGTCCAGCTCGGCCTCGCACCTCGCATCGGTGGATCTGCTTCTTTCCGGCAAGTACGCTCTGGTGTTCTGGGGCGGCGTCATCGCGGTGGGCATCGTCGCGCCGCTTGTGCTGCAAGCCCTCGAACTCGGGCATCGCATCCCGCACTCGATTGTTCCCGCGATCTTCGTGCTTATCGGCGGCTTCTCGCTGCGCTGGGTCATGGTCAACGCCGGCCAGGCGAGCCACATGATCGCCGCCATCGGAATGTAG